A stretch of Desulfobacter hydrogenophilus DNA encodes these proteins:
- a CDS encoding S26 family signal peptidase, with the protein MTYKSKIIKIMLPCSLFFAACFFISQYCYINASASLPIGIYLKTSRAIVNGSFVVFHPTAAQQPLVSKYVKNTPLMKRVAALPGQAYQLPPASDTDSKDRAITAFEPKTGIVPANHLVVVGNTKFSLDSRYIGFVPQSSIIDTITPLWVFCL; encoded by the coding sequence ATGACATATAAAAGCAAAATAATAAAAATCATGCTGCCCTGCAGTCTCTTTTTCGCGGCCTGTTTTTTTATATCTCAATACTGTTATATCAATGCATCCGCCAGCCTGCCCATAGGCATATATTTAAAAACCTCCCGGGCAATTGTCAACGGTTCCTTTGTTGTTTTTCATCCCACTGCTGCACAACAGCCTCTTGTATCAAAGTACGTTAAAAATACCCCTTTAATGAAACGTGTGGCTGCTTTACCAGGGCAGGCATACCAATTGCCCCCGGCCTCGGATACAGACAGCAAAGACCGGGCGATTACAGCGTTTGAACCCAAAACAGGCATTGTGCCTGCCAATCATCTGGTTGTGGTTGGCAACACAAAATTTTCATTGGACAGCAGGTATATAGGCTTTGTGCCCCAATCCTCAATAATTGATACGATAACCCCTCTTTGGGTTTTTTGTCTCTGA
- a CDS encoding ParA family protein, whose protein sequence is MKIVSIFNNKGGVGKTTYMYHVAHLLAKNKKSVLIVDLDSQCNLSSYSISDSELEKSWKSDRGNSIWNALEPVYERLGDIRKRQPSLVGPNYQNLYIIPGDIMLSNFEDSLGDSWNSAKGGSPGDLRVQSAIYRYILWAAEKVNADVVMLDLGPNLGALNRAVLAASDYFMVPMSPDLFSIRGTSNLGSKLVTWRNEWDQCNSAFTGNDIQLPHGRPMFLGYVMQQHNIRKNTEGMTKGWSIFGDRVEQAVKENIIDKLNPIGQVHDWGDGQWNIGKIPNLHSLIPYSLEARKPVFDCGSRDGLRGAHISSARDSAKFFEPIVNKLLSVV, encoded by the coding sequence ATGAAGATTGTGTCAATATTTAATAACAAAGGTGGTGTTGGTAAAACCACATATATGTATCATGTTGCTCACCTACTTGCGAAAAATAAAAAATCGGTACTAATAGTTGATTTGGATAGTCAATGTAACCTTTCTTCATATTCAATATCTGATTCAGAATTAGAGAAAAGTTGGAAATCTGACAGGGGAAATAGTATATGGAATGCTCTTGAACCTGTCTACGAACGTTTAGGTGATATCAGAAAAAGACAGCCATCTTTAGTTGGGCCAAATTATCAAAATTTATATATAATTCCAGGCGATATTATGTTGAGTAATTTTGAGGATTCACTTGGCGATTCTTGGAATAGTGCTAAAGGTGGTAGCCCTGGAGACTTAAGAGTTCAGTCCGCAATCTATCGTTATATTTTATGGGCGGCGGAAAAAGTAAATGCTGATGTTGTTATGTTGGACCTTGGGCCTAATCTTGGAGCATTAAATAGAGCAGTATTAGCGGCAAGTGACTATTTTATGGTGCCAATGTCACCTGATTTATTTTCTATAAGAGGGACTTCGAATCTTGGATCAAAATTAGTTACTTGGAGAAATGAATGGGATCAGTGTAACTCTGCATTTACGGGGAATGATATTCAACTACCACACGGAAGACCGATGTTTTTGGGGTATGTAATGCAACAACATAATATTCGCAAAAACACAGAGGGGATGACGAAGGGATGGTCAATATTTGGTGACCGAGTAGAGCAAGCGGTAAAGGAAAATATTATTGATAAGCTTAATCCTATTGGTCAAGTTCATGACTGGGGAGATGGACAATGGAATATAGGTAAAATACCAAATCTTCATAGTTTGATTCCATACTCTTTAGAAGCAAGAAAACCTGTTTTTGACTGTGGTTCAAGAGATGGTTTGAGAGGGGCTCATATCTCTTCAGCGAGGGATTCAGCGAAGTTTTTCGAACCAATAGTAAACAAATTATTAAGTGTAGTATAA
- a CDS encoding recombinase family protein, producing MMIFTYSRVSTLDQSTNMQVEALKAAYPDAVHRQEKKSGTTTRGREVLNLLLDMINQGDKLVVWKLDRLARNTGDLCKIVDHLESREASLEILDQKIDTSTATGKAFLQMLGVFAEFETNLRKERQLAGIAAAKANGKHLGRRSSLTDEHKKEIRTKNAAGINPTELSRVYGVSRGTIYNVLKNAPLSLSGEL from the coding sequence ATGATGATTTTTACTTATTCCAGAGTCAGCACCTTAGACCAGAGTACAAATATGCAGGTGGAAGCTTTAAAGGCTGCTTACCCTGATGCAGTCCATCGCCAGGAAAAAAAATCAGGAACAACTACCAGGGGCCGTGAAGTCCTGAACCTGCTTTTGGATATGATCAACCAGGGCGATAAACTTGTGGTTTGGAAACTGGACCGGCTGGCAAGGAACACCGGGGATCTATGCAAAATAGTTGATCACCTGGAAAGCAGGGAGGCTTCCCTTGAGATCCTGGATCAGAAGATCGACACCAGCACAGCCACCGGCAAGGCATTCCTTCAAATGCTTGGGGTGTTTGCAGAATTTGAAACCAACCTCAGAAAGGAACGGCAGCTTGCAGGTATTGCAGCAGCCAAGGCCAATGGCAAACACCTGGGGAGAAGATCATCCCTCACCGATGAGCATAAAAAAGAAATCCGGACAAAGAACGCGGCCGGGATAAACCCTACGGAGCTTTCCCGAGTTTATGGAGTCAGTCGTGGTACCATCTACAACGTTTTAAAAAATGCCCCCTTATCCTTATCAGGTGAGTTATGA
- a CDS encoding TrbM/KikA/MpfK family conjugal transfer protein, with translation MKKFSATITIFLFWIVFLGETPLSWGDDELTNEQKLACESILCLSSGDRPDECDPALNYFFSIKKKKLSDTRDARKSFLKKCPDSNADGMSSLINVLVDYNCSSCTVEQLNKNLVKVVISTGRNFSSISNHSSGYTVMAVDPELPAYCLKYYAAMNSNQYTAYSQYSQSQPVYIGSNIGRKVKDDDGNEYYLIYAKSRSEQAQIAEAISQNHWEWAD, from the coding sequence ATGAAAAAGTTTTCAGCAACAATTACGATTTTTCTTTTTTGGATAGTTTTTTTAGGAGAAACGCCTCTCTCATGGGGAGATGATGAATTAACAAATGAACAGAAATTGGCTTGCGAATCTATTTTATGCTTGTCTTCGGGCGACAGGCCGGACGAATGTGACCCTGCTTTAAATTATTTTTTCAGCATCAAAAAAAAGAAATTATCCGACACCAGGGACGCCCGGAAATCTTTTTTGAAAAAATGTCCTGATTCAAATGCAGATGGGATGTCCAGCTTGATCAACGTCCTCGTTGATTACAATTGTTCTTCCTGCACTGTTGAACAGTTAAATAAAAATCTTGTCAAAGTGGTCATTTCAACGGGACGTAATTTTAGTTCTATTTCCAACCACTCTTCCGGTTATACGGTAATGGCAGTTGATCCTGAATTACCGGCATATTGTTTAAAGTATTATGCCGCCATGAACAGTAATCAATACACCGCTTACTCACAATATTCACAATCACAACCAGTCTATATAGGTTCCAATATAGGCAGAAAGGTCAAAGATGACGACGGCAATGAATATTATTTAATCTATGCAAAGTCAAGAAGCGAACAAGCTCAGATCGCGGAGGCAATATCACAAAACCATTGGGAATGGGCCGATTAA
- a CDS encoding plasmid mobilization protein, producing MKKNKREITLKSYVTKKEYRQIKLLAKQTGFSVSEYIRRILTGQRIESRLDQEAFLSALKVNADLGRLGGLFKYYLTQGFKNVPPSEIRKVLHDIEDRQRQLRPVISKIRDMV from the coding sequence ATGAAAAAAAACAAACGGGAAATAACTCTCAAATCTTATGTGACGAAAAAAGAATACCGCCAAATCAAGCTTCTTGCCAAACAGACAGGCTTTTCCGTCTCTGAATATATCCGCCGGATTTTAACCGGTCAAAGGATAGAATCAAGACTTGACCAGGAAGCTTTTTTATCTGCGCTTAAAGTGAACGCCGATCTTGGCAGGCTTGGGGGGCTGTTTAAATATTATCTTACCCAGGGGTTTAAAAATGTGCCTCCTTCAGAAATAAGAAAGGTACTGCATGACATTGAAGACAGGCAGCGGCAGCTTAGGCCGGTCATTTCTAAAATTCGGGATATGGTGTAA
- a CDS encoding type IV secretory system conjugative DNA transfer family protein, translating to MKKQEYGLKQAKAKESRYALLFPVCFFLWAFAFMSYSTQTVARALRYHPDLGRPVFDTYYLPWKVFEWNKYITDTPVGDKVDLIFGVFILSTVFGFFLILRKKPKGNLNLHGTATWAKKKDLAAMGLDAKDGVYVGGFPLARGTKYLIHNGPEHILAFAPTRSGKGVGLVIPSLLAWIGSSVTLDIKGENYALTAGYRAKELSHKILKFDPADETFSFAKWNPLAEVRINTNHAIADAQNIAQMICDPDGKGMKDYFTQAGYALLTGLILHVIVSKQGATLADVVAEITKSDNEGDVKNLLYAMIDKEHAQILKKRYPDMDIDLADNIQSTIDSYAGEAVIKADRELSGVVSTAVTNLSLYRDPIVAKNTSESDFFISDIMNAETPVDLYLVVSPANLDRLRPLLRVFFNLALRKFTQKMEFENGQAVVCYKHRLLLMLDEFTSLGKLEIMQKALAFMAGYGVKAYIIVQDLSQLQEAYTRDESITSNCHVRIAYAPNKIETAKLLSDMTGKTTVVDKKTSVSGKRLGGMGNASVSVSEVARPLLTPDECMRLRGPVKDEKGGIKTPGDMLIFVAGYNTVYGQQILYFLDPVFQKRVKIPPPGSIDLFKLKEVSKNDI from the coding sequence ATGAAAAAACAAGAATACGGCCTTAAGCAGGCCAAGGCAAAAGAAAGCAGGTATGCCCTGCTCTTCCCGGTTTGTTTTTTCTTGTGGGCCTTTGCCTTTATGAGTTACTCCACCCAAACCGTAGCCAGGGCGTTAAGATACCATCCTGACCTGGGCAGGCCGGTGTTTGATACCTATTACCTGCCCTGGAAGGTGTTTGAATGGAATAAATACATAACAGACACCCCGGTGGGTGATAAGGTTGACTTGATCTTCGGTGTTTTTATTCTCAGCACGGTCTTCGGCTTTTTCCTGATTCTCAGGAAAAAGCCGAAAGGCAATTTAAATCTGCACGGCACTGCCACCTGGGCAAAGAAAAAGGATTTGGCCGCCATGGGACTTGATGCCAAAGACGGCGTATATGTCGGCGGCTTTCCATTGGCCAGGGGAACCAAATACCTGATCCATAACGGTCCGGAACATATTTTAGCATTTGCGCCAACCCGATCCGGTAAAGGTGTGGGCCTGGTTATCCCCTCGTTGCTTGCCTGGATAGGCTCAAGCGTAACCCTGGATATTAAGGGTGAAAATTACGCTTTAACGGCAGGATATCGGGCTAAAGAATTAAGCCATAAAATTCTTAAGTTTGATCCTGCCGATGAAACCTTTTCTTTTGCTAAATGGAATCCTTTGGCAGAAGTGCGGATTAATACAAATCATGCCATTGCGGATGCCCAGAATATTGCACAGATGATCTGTGACCCGGACGGCAAGGGCATGAAAGATTATTTCACCCAGGCCGGGTATGCTTTGCTGACCGGGCTGATTTTGCATGTCATTGTATCAAAGCAGGGCGCCACCCTTGCCGATGTCGTGGCAGAAATCACAAAAAGCGACAATGAGGGGGATGTAAAAAACCTGCTTTATGCAATGATAGACAAAGAACACGCACAAATCTTGAAAAAACGGTATCCGGACATGGATATTGATCTGGCAGACAACATACAATCCACAATTGACAGTTATGCCGGTGAAGCTGTAATCAAAGCCGACCGTGAACTGTCCGGAGTTGTATCAACCGCTGTTACCAACCTTTCTTTGTACCGTGACCCCATTGTCGCAAAAAACACCTCTGAGTCTGATTTTTTCATTTCAGATATCATGAACGCTGAAACCCCTGTTGATTTATACCTGGTTGTCTCCCCTGCCAACCTGGACAGATTAAGGCCGCTGCTGCGTGTATTTTTTAATTTGGCGTTAAGAAAATTCACCCAGAAAATGGAGTTTGAAAACGGGCAGGCCGTGGTTTGCTATAAACACAGGTTGCTGCTTATGCTGGATGAGTTTACCAGCCTGGGAAAATTGGAAATCATGCAAAAGGCCCTGGCGTTTATGGCCGGTTACGGGGTGAAGGCTTATATCATTGTCCAGGATTTATCCCAGCTGCAGGAAGCGTATACCCGGGACGAATCAATTACATCAAATTGCCATGTCAGAATTGCATATGCACCCAACAAGATAGAAACCGCAAAGCTGTTGTCGGACATGACCGGGAAAACCACCGTGGTTGACAAGAAAACCAGTGTTTCCGGCAAGCGGTTAGGCGGCATGGGCAATGCCTCGGTGTCTGTCAGCGAAGTTGCAAGGCCGCTGCTCACACCAGATGAATGCATGAGGCTGAGAGGCCCGGTCAAAGACGAAAAAGGGGGCATCAAAACTCCCGGCGATATGCTTATATTCGTTGCTGGTTACAACACGGTGTACGGTCAGCAGATACTGTATTTCTTAGATCCTGTCTTCCAGAAGCGGGTTAAAATCCCGCCGCCCGGCAGCATTGATCTTTTCAAACTCAAAGAGGTCTCGAAGAATGACATATAA
- the trbB gene encoding P-type conjugative transfer ATPase TrbB, which produces MSVVLDSLKHNLGPIVTQALDDDNVIEIMLNPDGKLWLDTFDKGMVEVSAIPASSAAGILSQVASMLGAVVTKDSPVVEGELPLDGSRFEGLFPPVVTNPSFTIRKKAIRIFTLDNYVRSGTMSLDQQQIICDAIANKKNILVVGGTGSGKTTLTNAILAQLADIAGDERLVIIEDTSELQCLSKNKVMLRTNQNTNMQHLLKTTMRLRPDRIVVGEVRGGEALDLLKAWNTGHPGGVCTVHANSCAGGLVRLQQLIAEVVPNPMDDLIQEAVDLVIFIKRTKEGRKIKDIAEIGNDYGIQSEIQKLRILK; this is translated from the coding sequence ATGAGCGTTGTTTTGGACAGTTTGAAGCATAATTTAGGCCCTATTGTTACCCAGGCCCTGGATGATGATAACGTGATTGAAATTATGCTCAATCCTGACGGCAAGCTATGGCTCGATACGTTTGACAAGGGAATGGTGGAAGTATCCGCCATTCCTGCATCATCTGCTGCCGGAATACTGAGCCAGGTTGCGTCCATGCTTGGAGCCGTCGTTACAAAGGATTCTCCCGTTGTTGAAGGTGAGTTGCCCCTGGACGGCAGCCGGTTTGAGGGGTTGTTCCCTCCGGTTGTGACTAATCCCTCTTTCACAATCCGCAAAAAGGCCATCAGAATATTTACCCTGGATAATTACGTGCGGTCCGGAACCATGTCTTTGGATCAGCAGCAAATTATCTGCGATGCCATTGCAAACAAAAAAAACATCCTGGTGGTGGGCGGAACGGGTTCCGGTAAAACAACCCTGACAAATGCCATTCTTGCACAATTGGCAGATATTGCCGGCGATGAACGGCTTGTTATTATCGAAGACACCAGCGAACTGCAGTGCCTGTCAAAAAATAAGGTGATGTTGCGTACAAACCAGAACACCAATATGCAGCATCTTCTTAAAACCACCATGAGGCTTCGGCCAGACAGAATCGTTGTGGGTGAAGTAAGAGGCGGTGAAGCCCTTGACCTTTTAAAGGCATGGAATACCGGCCACCCCGGTGGCGTGTGTACCGTCCATGCCAATTCCTGTGCCGGGGGACTGGTCCGGCTGCAGCAGCTCATTGCCGAAGTTGTGCCGAACCCCATGGATGATTTAATCCAGGAGGCAGTTGATTTGGTAATTTTTATCAAACGAACCAAAGAAGGCCGAAAAATTAAGGACATAGCCGAAATAGGAAACGATTATGGGATTCAATCGGAAATACAAAAATTAAGGATTTTAAAATGA
- a CDS encoding phosphatidylserine/phosphatidylglycerophosphate/cardiolipin synthase family protein — MTDVKMMYGEEFWSYFYAAIQNAKRHVFIFTAYTNTSDLRDVLGKISHLPHLVVVRDDSNVSSNQIGNVILTDHLKFHAKVYVIDDLVIVGSQNLYKVKKISLAEKKGEISVAFKPDNAINIIYQSLMIVLQGEYEAYYENKIEDLKKRFGHEYDIGWVDFFREYKLESFLNLNSGTCPCCGSQLVLTERDEALFECSSNTYGQITQFECGIGNACKYCISDPILVEPEVTYRCSTCNFTTGYRITETYKRPYYSWEVLAAVTVPDQLESFLKLYFYLIDGLGEMQANNLLSSLGILGNLYRLNVSQRDYQILGF, encoded by the coding sequence ATGACTGATGTTAAAATGATGTATGGCGAAGAGTTTTGGTCATATTTTTATGCCGCTATACAAAATGCAAAACGGCATGTTTTTATTTTTACTGCCTACACAAATACCTCCGATTTAAGAGATGTTTTGGGCAAGATTTCACACCTGCCTCACCTGGTGGTTGTCAGAGATGATTCGAACGTTTCAAGTAATCAAATCGGCAATGTCATCCTGACGGATCATTTGAAGTTTCATGCCAAAGTTTACGTTATCGATGATTTGGTTATTGTTGGTAGCCAGAATCTGTACAAGGTCAAAAAAATATCTCTTGCAGAAAAGAAAGGTGAGATTAGCGTCGCATTTAAACCAGACAATGCAATCAACATTATTTACCAATCGCTAATGATTGTTCTTCAAGGCGAATATGAAGCTTACTACGAAAACAAAATTGAGGATCTAAAAAAACGCTTTGGGCATGAGTATGATATTGGCTGGGTAGATTTCTTTAGGGAATACAAGTTAGAGTCATTTTTGAATCTAAATTCAGGCACTTGTCCATGTTGCGGGTCTCAATTGGTCTTAACAGAAAGAGATGAAGCCTTATTTGAGTGTTCTTCAAATACATATGGTCAAATTACGCAGTTTGAATGCGGAATCGGGAACGCCTGTAAGTATTGTATTTCTGATCCGATATTAGTAGAGCCTGAAGTTACTTATAGATGCTCTACTTGTAATTTTACAACTGGATACAGAATAACTGAAACTTACAAGAGACCCTATTATTCGTGGGAGGTTTTGGCCGCAGTAACCGTTCCCGATCAGCTTGAGAGTTTTCTAAAACTCTATTTTTACTTGATTGATGGATTGGGAGAGATGCAAGCGAACAACTTGCTGTCGTCATTAGGAATCCTTGGAAATCTCTATAGGCTCAACGTAAGTCAAAGAGACTATCAAATTTTGGGTTTCTAA
- a CDS encoding endonuclease, with protein sequence MRILKAILFLSLILFPALSIAGGNTTNDSFNKAKKRLLNQVYYDHRETFYCGCPFTMKKKVGLQADKFSPSTKYRKRADRIEWEHVVPAQSFGQSFREWRNGDPACVDKKGKAFKGRNCAQKVNMEYRYMQADMYNLVPAIGQVNALRSNYSYAMIPGEPRRFGNCDMEIEDRKAEPRPEIRGDIARIYFYMDDAYPGRGIISKKNRKLFQAWAKEDPIDDWERERAKRIEAVQGTKNKFVQ encoded by the coding sequence ATGAGAATCCTTAAAGCCATTCTTTTCCTAAGCCTGATATTATTCCCTGCCTTATCCATAGCTGGCGGCAACACAACAAATGACTCTTTCAATAAAGCTAAAAAACGGCTGTTGAATCAGGTTTATTATGATCACCGGGAAACCTTTTATTGTGGGTGCCCATTTACCATGAAAAAAAAGGTGGGCCTGCAGGCTGATAAATTTTCTCCATCAACAAAATACCGAAAACGGGCAGACAGAATTGAATGGGAGCATGTTGTTCCTGCACAAAGTTTTGGGCAATCGTTTCGAGAATGGAGAAATGGTGACCCGGCCTGTGTGGATAAAAAAGGAAAGGCATTTAAAGGGAGAAACTGCGCTCAAAAGGTCAATATGGAATATCGGTATATGCAGGCAGACATGTATAATCTGGTCCCGGCCATCGGCCAAGTCAATGCGCTGCGGTCAAATTATTCTTATGCAATGATTCCGGGTGAACCCCGACGTTTTGGCAACTGTGACATGGAAATAGAAGACCGAAAAGCCGAACCCCGGCCTGAAATCCGGGGAGACATCGCCAGAATTTATTTTTATATGGATGATGCTTACCCCGGGCGTGGGATTATTTCAAAAAAGAACCGGAAACTGTTTCAGGCTTGGGCCAAGGAAGATCCGATAGACGATTGGGAAAGGGAAAGAGCCAAACGGATTGAAGCTGTCCAGGGCACTAAAAATAAATTTGTTCAGTAA
- a CDS encoding relaxase/mobilization nuclease domain-containing protein, whose amino-acid sequence MISKRIHCGPQNDNIKRLGLYIGAGHEREKLFAKWTASCYAGQDYDLAIDEIKATQAMNTRTKKEKTYHMVVSFHPEDFKKLSLEDFKNIEKEFAAALGFEDHQRLCGIHINTDNPHMHVAYNMIHKEKYTRHDPFYDYYKRDKTCRLLEEKYKLKVDVGVEQQFSDYVNQRQTDVQHVFDNTRDWQSLHKELAVYGLTVLMRGNGCVLAAIGHKQKDGHHIKLSDFDKNLSKKKLQDRFGSYEKSAGDYEVKEFFQREHKRENAKAKDFETKTGLKSFETFVLESKEFIAQAAIKSNTWQDFHRELARIGLEVKPRGAGFVLTDIGGKTKKNSSIPFSKTGMRIVKNGIILKRQKKGEMNNGRNTGQPSNKNTGKQRNTSTCKQSGFRQPEPLSKNNLRKLSKCRLAYHGTGQVEDILSFDARAYRRESESLRWGNDGRLKILREFEPSQGGYTIEKPYKFEPVKKLKSAKEREAWKIYIQEQKQHNYNWIKFNKNFQRFYGEDYGM is encoded by the coding sequence ATGATATCAAAACGAATCCATTGCGGACCGCAAAACGACAACATAAAGCGTTTAGGGCTGTATATAGGCGCCGGTCATGAAAGAGAAAAGCTCTTTGCAAAATGGACAGCCAGCTGTTATGCGGGGCAAGATTATGATCTGGCCATTGATGAAATTAAAGCCACCCAGGCAATGAATACCCGGACCAAAAAAGAAAAAACTTATCATATGGTAGTCAGTTTTCATCCCGAAGATTTCAAAAAACTTTCCCTGGAAGATTTTAAAAATATTGAAAAAGAATTCGCTGCAGCTTTAGGTTTTGAAGATCATCAACGGCTCTGTGGAATACACATCAACACCGACAATCCCCACATGCACGTTGCTTACAATATGATTCATAAGGAAAAATACACCCGGCATGATCCTTTCTATGATTATTATAAACGGGATAAAACGTGCCGGCTCCTGGAGGAAAAATATAAGCTTAAGGTTGACGTTGGTGTTGAACAGCAATTTAGCGATTACGTTAACCAGCGGCAAACAGATGTTCAACACGTTTTTGACAATACCCGGGATTGGCAGTCCTTGCACAAAGAACTTGCCGTTTACGGCTTAACTGTGCTAATGCGCGGGAACGGCTGTGTCCTGGCCGCTATCGGCCACAAACAAAAAGATGGTCATCATATCAAATTAAGCGATTTTGATAAAAATTTGTCAAAGAAAAAGCTTCAGGACCGGTTTGGTTCTTATGAAAAATCAGCTGGCGATTATGAGGTAAAAGAATTTTTTCAACGGGAGCACAAACGGGAAAACGCCAAAGCCAAAGATTTTGAAACTAAAACAGGACTGAAATCCTTTGAGACCTTTGTTTTAGAGTCAAAAGAGTTTATCGCCCAGGCGGCAATCAAATCTAACACCTGGCAAGACTTCCATAGGGAACTTGCCAGAATCGGTCTTGAAGTTAAACCACGGGGGGCGGGTTTTGTTTTAACGGATATAGGCGGCAAGACTAAAAAAAATTCAAGCATCCCTTTTTCTAAAACCGGAATGCGAATTGTCAAAAACGGCATTATTCTTAAACGCCAAAAAAAAGGAGAGATGAACAATGGAAGAAACACAGGACAGCCCAGTAATAAAAACACCGGAAAACAACGAAACACAAGCACATGTAAGCAGTCCGGTTTTAGGCAACCTGAGCCGCTCTCCAAAAACAATTTGCGCAAATTGTCCAAATGCCGTTTGGCATATCACGGAACAGGACAAGTTGAGGATATTTTGTCGTTTGATGCACGCGCTTATAGACGAGAATCTGAAAGCTTGCGATGGGGCAATGATGGAAGATTGAAAATTTTAAGGGAATTTGAACCGTCCCAAGGCGGTTATACAATTGAAAAGCCGTATAAATTTGAACCGGTAAAAAAACTCAAATCCGCCAAAGAAAGAGAAGCTTGGAAGATTTATATTCAGGAACAAAAGCAACATAATTATAACTGGATAAAATTTAATAAAAATTTTCAGCGCTTTTATGGTGAAGATTATGGGATGTAA